The proteins below come from a single Pseudomonas chlororaphis genomic window:
- a CDS encoding CoA-transferase, which translates to MGALSHLRVLDLSRVLAGPWAGQILADLGAEVIKVERPGNGDDTRAWGPPFLTDASGENTTEAAYYLSANRNKQSVTIDLTRPEGQQLVRELAAKSDILIENFKVGGLAAYGLDYDSLKAINPQLIYCSITGFGQTGPYAKRAGYDFMIQGLGGLMSLTGRPEGDEGAGPVKVGVALTDILTGLYSTVAILAALAHRDQVGGGQHIDMALLDVQVACLANQAMNYLTTGQAPKRLGNAHPNIVPYQDFPTADGDFILTVGNDSQFRKFAEVAGQPQWADDPRFATNKLRVANRTVLIPLIRQATVFKTTAQWVAQLEQAGVPCGPINDLAQVFADPQVQARGLAVELPHALAGKVPQVASPIRLSETPVEYRSAPPLLGEHTQKVLRRVLGLDEAAVTALKEAGVL; encoded by the coding sequence ATGGGCGCGCTTTCGCATCTGCGGGTGCTGGACTTATCGAGAGTATTGGCCGGGCCTTGGGCCGGACAGATCCTGGCGGACCTGGGGGCGGAGGTCATCAAGGTCGAGCGCCCTGGCAATGGTGACGACACGCGTGCCTGGGGCCCGCCGTTCCTGACGGATGCGTCTGGCGAGAATACGACCGAAGCGGCTTATTACCTGTCGGCCAATCGCAACAAGCAATCGGTAACGATCGACCTCACGCGCCCGGAAGGGCAGCAACTGGTTCGGGAGCTTGCGGCCAAGTCCGACATCCTGATCGAGAATTTCAAGGTGGGCGGGCTGGCGGCTTATGGCCTGGACTATGACTCGCTGAAAGCGATCAATCCGCAACTGATCTATTGCTCGATTACCGGCTTTGGCCAGACTGGACCTTATGCCAAGCGTGCCGGGTATGACTTCATGATCCAGGGGCTCGGCGGCCTGATGAGTCTTACCGGTCGGCCTGAAGGTGACGAGGGGGCGGGCCCGGTGAAGGTCGGGGTGGCGCTGACGGATATCCTTACGGGCCTGTATTCGACCGTTGCGATTCTGGCGGCGTTGGCTCATCGCGATCAGGTGGGTGGCGGGCAGCACATTGATATGGCCCTGCTGGACGTCCAGGTGGCTTGTTTGGCCAACCAGGCGATGAACTACCTGACCACGGGGCAGGCGCCGAAGCGGTTGGGCAACGCTCATCCGAATATCGTGCCTTATCAGGATTTTCCTACGGCTGATGGCGACTTCATTCTCACCGTGGGTAATGACAGCCAGTTCCGCAAATTCGCCGAGGTGGCCGGGCAACCTCAGTGGGCCGATGATCCACGGTTTGCGACGAATAAACTGCGGGTGGCGAACCGGACGGTGCTGATCCCCTTGATTCGCCAGGCGACGGTGTTCAAGACCACGGCGCAATGGGTGGCTCAGTTGGAGCAGGCGGGTGTGCCGTGTGGGCCGATCAATGATCTGGCGCAGGTGTTCGCGGATCCACAGGTGCAGGCCCGAGGGCTGGCGGTGGAGCTGCCTCATGCGCTGGCCGGCAAAGTACCTCAAGTGGCTAGTCCGATTCGTCTGTCCGAGACGCCCGTTGAATACCGCAGCGCGCCGCCTTTGCTGGGGGAGCATACCCAGAAAGTGCTCCGGCGCGTGCTGGGGTTGGACGAGGCCGCGGTGACCGCACTCAAGGAAGCTGGCGTTCTTTGA
- a CDS encoding acyl-CoA dehydrogenase gives MAGKASFNWIDPLLLDQQLTEEERMIRDTAEQFAQQKLAPRVLEAFRHEKTDPAIFREMGEVGLLGATIPEQYGGSGLNYVSYGLIAREVERVDSGYRSMMSVQSSLVMVPINEFGTEAQKQKYLPKLASGEWIGCFGLTEPNHGSDPGAMITRARKVEGGYSLTGSKMWITNSPIADVFVVWGKDDAGDIRGFVLEKGWKGLSAPAIHGKVGLRASITGEIVMDNVFVPEENIFPDVRGLKGPFTCLNSARYGISWGALGAAEFCWHTARQYTLDRQQFGRPLAANQLIQKKLADMQTEITLALQGCLRLGRMKDEGSAAVEITSIMKRNSCGKSLDIARMARDMLGGNGISDEFGIARHLVNLEVVNTYEGTHDVHALILGRAQTGIQAFY, from the coding sequence ATGGCCGGTAAAGCGAGCTTCAACTGGATCGATCCATTGTTGCTGGACCAGCAACTCACCGAAGAAGAGCGCATGATCCGCGACACTGCCGAGCAGTTTGCCCAGCAGAAGCTGGCGCCGCGGGTGCTGGAAGCTTTCCGTCATGAAAAGACCGACCCGGCGATCTTTCGCGAGATGGGCGAAGTGGGGCTGCTGGGTGCAACCATTCCCGAACAATACGGTGGCAGCGGGCTGAACTATGTCAGCTATGGCCTGATTGCGCGTGAAGTGGAGCGCGTCGATTCCGGCTATCGCTCGATGATGAGCGTCCAATCCTCCCTGGTCATGGTGCCGATCAATGAATTTGGCACCGAAGCACAGAAGCAGAAGTACTTGCCCAAGCTGGCCTCCGGTGAATGGATAGGCTGCTTTGGCCTGACGGAGCCGAACCACGGTTCCGACCCTGGCGCGATGATTACTCGTGCGCGCAAGGTGGAAGGCGGCTACAGCCTGACGGGCAGCAAGATGTGGATCACCAACAGCCCGATAGCCGACGTGTTTGTCGTCTGGGGTAAGGATGACGCGGGCGATATCCGCGGCTTCGTTCTCGAAAAAGGCTGGAAAGGCCTGAGCGCTCCGGCCATCCATGGCAAGGTTGGTTTGCGTGCGTCGATCACCGGCGAGATCGTCATGGATAACGTGTTTGTCCCCGAAGAAAACATCTTCCCGGATGTGCGTGGCCTGAAGGGGCCGTTCACTTGCTTGAACTCGGCACGCTATGGCATTTCCTGGGGCGCGTTGGGTGCTGCTGAATTCTGCTGGCACACCGCTCGCCAGTACACGCTGGATCGCCAGCAGTTTGGCCGTCCTCTGGCGGCTAATCAGTTGATCCAGAAAAAACTGGCCGACATGCAGACAGAAATCACGCTGGCCTTGCAGGGTTGCCTGCGCCTGGGCCGTATGAAGGATGAGGGTTCGGCTGCGGTCGAAATCACGTCGATCATGAAGCGCAACTCCTGCGGCAAATCCCTGGATATCGCCCGCATGGCGCGGGACATGCTGGGCGGCAACGGCATATCCGATGAGTTCGGTATCGCGCGTCATTTGGTGAACCTGGAAGTCGTGAACACCTATGAAGGTACCCATGACGTTCATGCGCTGATCCTGGGGCGTGCACAAACCGGTATCCAGGCGTTCTATTAA
- a CDS encoding LysR family transcriptional regulator, with amino-acid sequence MRRKIPSTAALISFEAAARHESFTKAAQELSLTQGAICRQIAGLEDFLSVELFRRSRRGVKLTEAGLSYSRRVAAQLDAVERDTLSVMGHTGANVIELAVVPTFGTQWLLPRLKDFQQQHPEVTVNLTNRTRPFLFADTEFDAAIYFGDADWSGTESHKLMGENPMPVCSPALLDGRKGLTPEAIAELPLLQQTTRPYAWRQWFNAQNLNIARDLTGPRYELFSMLAQAAMHDMGIALIPPFLIQRELAEKRLVIANRSALSSIKAYYLMIPERKVESASLRAFRDWLVDQAKDYHLEK; translated from the coding sequence ATGCGCCGCAAAATCCCCAGTACCGCCGCCCTGATCAGCTTCGAGGCCGCCGCCCGGCATGAGAGCTTCACCAAGGCCGCTCAAGAACTTTCCCTGACCCAAGGTGCCATCTGCCGACAGATCGCGGGCCTGGAAGACTTCCTCAGCGTCGAGCTTTTTCGACGTTCACGGCGAGGAGTCAAATTGACCGAGGCAGGCCTTTCCTACAGTCGGCGGGTGGCCGCTCAATTGGATGCCGTTGAGCGAGATACGCTGTCGGTGATGGGGCATACCGGTGCGAACGTGATCGAGCTGGCTGTGGTCCCGACGTTCGGTACCCAATGGTTGCTGCCCCGCCTCAAGGATTTCCAACAGCAGCACCCGGAGGTCACCGTTAACCTGACGAACCGCACACGACCCTTTCTCTTTGCAGACACGGAATTTGACGCCGCCATCTATTTCGGTGATGCGGACTGGTCCGGGACCGAGTCCCACAAACTGATGGGTGAGAATCCGATGCCGGTGTGCAGCCCAGCGCTACTGGATGGCCGCAAAGGTCTGACGCCAGAAGCCATCGCCGAACTCCCCCTGCTCCAGCAGACCACTCGTCCTTATGCATGGCGCCAATGGTTCAACGCCCAGAACCTGAACATCGCTCGCGACCTGACAGGCCCGCGTTATGAACTATTCTCCATGCTGGCCCAAGCGGCCATGCACGACATGGGCATTGCCCTGATCCCGCCGTTTCTGATCCAGCGCGAACTGGCGGAAAAGCGCCTGGTCATTGCCAATCGCAGCGCGCTGTCGAGCATCAAGGCTTATTACCTGATGATCCCGGAACGCAAGGTGGAGTCGGCGTCGCTCCGTGCTTTTCGTGATTGGCTGGTGGATCAAGCCAAGGACTATCACCTTGAAAAATAG
- a CDS encoding NADP transhydrogenase subunit alpha has translation MHIGVPLETQPGETRVAATPETIKKLIGQGHKVTVQSGAGIKASVIDSAYEAAGATIGSASEAFGAELILKVVAPNDSELTLIKRGTVLVGMLNPFNNETIAKLAECGITAFALEAAPRTSRAQSLDVLSSQANIAGYKAVLLAAHYYPRFMPMLMTAAGTVKAARVLILGAGVAGLQAIATAKRLGAVIEASDVRPAVKEQIESLGAKFVDVPYETDEERECAVGVGGYARPMPASWMQRQAQAVHERAKQADIVITTALIPGRKAPTLLSADTVAQMKPGSVVIDLAAAQGGNCPLTVADQVVVEHGVTIVGPTNLAGEVAADASALYARNLLDFLKLVFTKEGQFDVNLEDDIVAACLMCRDGQVIRKNA, from the coding sequence GTGCACATTGGTGTTCCCCTCGAAACCCAACCGGGTGAAACACGGGTTGCTGCTACCCCGGAAACCATCAAGAAGCTGATCGGCCAAGGCCACAAAGTCACCGTCCAGAGCGGCGCCGGCATCAAGGCCAGCGTTATCGACAGTGCTTACGAGGCAGCAGGCGCCACCATTGGCAGCGCCAGCGAGGCATTCGGCGCCGAGCTGATTCTCAAGGTGGTCGCCCCCAACGACAGCGAACTGACGTTGATCAAACGCGGCACCGTTCTGGTGGGCATGCTCAACCCGTTCAACAACGAAACCATCGCCAAGCTGGCCGAGTGCGGCATTACCGCGTTCGCTCTGGAGGCCGCGCCGCGCACCTCGCGCGCGCAAAGCCTGGATGTGCTGTCGTCTCAAGCGAACATTGCCGGCTACAAGGCCGTGCTGTTGGCTGCCCACTACTACCCACGCTTCATGCCGATGCTGATGACCGCGGCGGGTACCGTGAAAGCGGCGCGCGTGCTGATTCTCGGCGCGGGTGTGGCCGGGTTGCAGGCGATTGCCACGGCTAAGCGCCTGGGTGCAGTGATCGAGGCTTCGGATGTGCGCCCGGCTGTGAAGGAACAGATCGAGTCCCTCGGCGCCAAGTTCGTCGACGTGCCTTACGAAACCGACGAAGAGCGTGAGTGCGCCGTTGGCGTGGGGGGTTATGCCCGGCCAATGCCTGCCAGCTGGATGCAGCGCCAGGCGCAAGCCGTGCATGAGCGCGCCAAACAGGCCGACATTGTCATCACCACCGCGTTGATCCCGGGCCGCAAGGCACCGACCCTGCTGAGCGCCGACACCGTCGCGCAGATGAAACCCGGCTCGGTGGTCATCGACCTCGCCGCAGCCCAGGGCGGCAACTGCCCGCTGACCGTGGCCGATCAAGTGGTGGTCGAGCATGGCGTGACCATCGTCGGCCCGACCAACCTGGCCGGTGAGGTCGCCGCTGACGCGTCGGCGCTGTATGCCCGCAACCTGCTGGACTTCCTGAAGCTGGTCTTCACCAAGGAAGGTCAGTTCGACGTGAACCTGGAAGACGACATCGTCGCCGCGTGCCTGATGTGCCGCGATGGCCAGGTCATCCGCAAAAACGCCTAA
- a CDS encoding NAD(P) transhydrogenase produces MEELISPGIYNLIIFVLAIYVGYHVVWNVTPALHTPLMAVTNAISAIVIVGAMLAAALTVTPLGKTMGTLAVALAAVNVFGGFLVTRRMLEMFKKKAPKAVKEEAPK; encoded by the coding sequence ATGGAAGAGCTTATCTCCCCCGGTATCTACAACCTGATCATCTTCGTGCTGGCTATTTATGTCGGTTACCACGTGGTCTGGAACGTCACACCTGCGCTGCACACGCCATTGATGGCGGTGACCAACGCCATTTCGGCCATCGTGATCGTCGGCGCCATGCTCGCCGCCGCGCTGACCGTCACGCCCCTGGGCAAAACCATGGGCACCCTCGCCGTGGCCCTGGCCGCCGTGAACGTGTTCGGTGGCTTCCTGGTGACGCGCCGCATGCTTGAGATGTTCAAGAAAAAAGCCCCGAAAGCCGTAAAAGAAGAGGCGCCCAAGTAA